One window of the Pedobacter ginsengisoli genome contains the following:
- a CDS encoding sigma factor-like helix-turn-helix DNA-binding protein, whose amino-acid sequence MKYKKLTERQSYFNKFSQGDEKGLEYFYNRLYPSLFHKRQRYIKDEVNADCIVSEAFLRLWLVRNSIVNPTHIETFLTETTIQACKAYYKTSSHNFQRNMLRLDEIENYQEFIGGYDPEEELDPDAVIYQEELDERLRLQWQQVEAVIPNLTENQQLFIKLCLKYAFNYERIAWHIGGISDYQVARTVEKTLETLKSILTSSEKLQVTGKTSKFKFEGDLCEEQSRILHMRYELQYSFEEIARQLNLSQQHIQRSFAQACTKIKRLKN is encoded by the coding sequence ATGAAATACAAAAAATTAACTGAAAGACAATCTTACTTCAATAAATTCAGTCAGGGTGATGAAAAAGGGTTGGAGTACTTTTATAATCGCCTCTATCCATCATTATTTCACAAAAGACAGCGGTACATTAAGGATGAGGTCAACGCAGACTGCATCGTTAGCGAAGCCTTCCTTCGTCTTTGGCTAGTTAGGAACAGCATCGTCAACCCAACCCACATCGAAACCTTCTTGACTGAAACTACCATCCAAGCCTGCAAAGCCTACTACAAAACATCCAGTCACAATTTCCAGCGGAACATGCTCCGGCTTGATGAAATCGAAAACTACCAGGAATTCATAGGAGGTTATGATCCCGAAGAGGAATTGGATCCTGATGCCGTCATCTATCAGGAAGAACTTGATGAGCGCCTGAGGCTGCAATGGCAGCAAGTTGAAGCAGTCATTCCCAACCTCACCGAAAATCAGCAATTGTTTATCAAACTCTGCCTGAAATACGCTTTCAACTATGAGCGCATCGCCTGGCATATTGGTGGCATCTCTGATTATCAGGTAGCCAGAACGGTAGAAAAAACGCTGGAAACCTTAAAGTCCATTCTGACCAGTTCAGAAAAGCTGCAGGTCACGGGAAAAACCAGCAAGTTCAAATTCGAAGGTGACCTCTGCGAAGAGCAGTCCAGGATCCTGCACATGCGCTATGAACTCCAGTACAGCTTTGAAGAGATCGCCAGGCAATTGAATTTAAGTCAGCAGCACATTCAGCGAAGCTTTGCACAGGCCTGTACCAAAATCAAAAGGCTAAAAAACTAA
- the fucP gene encoding L-fucose:H+ symporter permease encodes MTKNKYLFPFIMITSLFFMWGFVHNLDPILIPHLKRSFSLSTLEASLVDSAVFIAYFVMALPAGFIMKKYGYKTGIILGLALFAIGSFLFIPAANTQAYVFFLGALFIIACGLTILETAANPYASLLGPPETATFRLNFAQSFNGLAAMTAPIIGAKIILIEGISDADLNKMTASAREFALASEASSVKTPYLVLGSIILVIAIIFVFLKLPEIVETEEAGDKATDHTLVDALKHKHLRWAALAQFFYVGAQVCVFSFFILYATKVAEISQQEAAGYAGIGMGLAFLIGRVLGTFLMKFIKAERLLAIYSVASMVLCIAAIVSHGTVALFAVIGIAFFMSIMFPTIFSLGIKDLGKDTKFGSSLIIMSIVGGAVLPPVMGYITDLSDIQVGYIVPFLCFAVVFLFGITGHKVVKRA; translated from the coding sequence ATGACTAAAAACAAGTACCTTTTTCCGTTTATCATGATTACCTCCCTGTTTTTTATGTGGGGTTTTGTACATAATCTTGATCCGATATTAATTCCCCATTTAAAAAGATCTTTTAGTCTAAGTACTTTAGAAGCATCCCTGGTTGACTCTGCTGTATTCATCGCTTATTTTGTTATGGCCCTTCCGGCCGGATTCATTATGAAAAAGTATGGCTATAAAACAGGCATTATTCTGGGTCTGGCATTGTTTGCCATAGGGTCATTTTTATTTATACCGGCTGCAAATACACAAGCTTACGTATTCTTTTTGGGTGCGCTATTCATCATAGCCTGCGGACTAACCATTCTGGAAACAGCTGCCAACCCTTATGCATCATTGCTGGGACCTCCTGAAACGGCAACTTTTCGTTTGAATTTTGCGCAGTCATTTAACGGTCTTGCCGCAATGACTGCTCCGATAATTGGTGCTAAAATTATTTTAATAGAAGGTATTTCTGATGCAGATTTAAATAAAATGACTGCTTCGGCCCGGGAATTTGCTTTAGCTTCAGAGGCTTCATCAGTAAAAACACCATATTTGGTTTTAGGAAGTATTATTCTGGTAATCGCTATCATTTTTGTTTTTCTGAAATTGCCTGAGATTGTGGAGACAGAAGAAGCCGGCGATAAAGCAACTGATCATACACTGGTGGATGCCCTTAAACACAAGCACCTGAGATGGGCTGCTCTGGCTCAGTTCTTTTATGTTGGTGCCCAGGTTTGCGTATTTAGCTTTTTTATTTTGTACGCTACTAAAGTAGCCGAAATAAGTCAGCAAGAGGCAGCAGGATATGCAGGTATTGGTATGGGCCTTGCATTTCTGATTGGACGTGTACTTGGTACCTTCCTGATGAAATTTATAAAAGCAGAACGGTTATTGGCTATTTATTCAGTAGCAAGTATGGTGCTGTGCATTGCCGCAATAGTATCTCATGGAACAGTTGCACTATTTGCAGTTATCGGTATTGCATTTTTTATGTCCATCATGTTCCCCACAATATTCTCTCTGGGTATAAAGGATCTTGGAAAAGATACAAAATTTGGAAGTAGTCTGATCATCATGTCCATCGTTGGCGGGGCAGTATTGCCACCTGTAATGGGTTATATTACTGATCTATCCGACATTCAGGTAGGTTACATCGTGCCATTCCTGTGCTTCGCTGTTGTATTCCTATTTGGTATAACAGGGCATAAGGTGGTTAAAAGAGCATAG
- a CDS encoding PDZ domain-containing protein, translating into MKSLFSILFALSLIINQASGKDIYVSPKGNDKNPGTLEKPFASIKKAQLIARNTSGKVVIYLRGGTYYLSETVVFTPEDSRKKNAGLTIKPYANEKVIVSGGTRLNLKWESYKGKIMKARVNGDQMFDQLFINQRQQRMARYPNYNPSVRFFAGSSADALSPERIASWKNPTGGFIHALHKAEWGGYQYQITGKDTEGKLKMEGGYQNNRQMGMHDKYRFVENIFEELDTIGEWFYNKDEKLLYYYPEKSVTNLAAAKVEIPRLKHLFEFKGSEKNPVRNINIEGLELTHTLRTFMQTKEPLLRSDWTIYRGGAVLMEGAESCQVNACYFNHVGGNAVFLSNYNRNNKISGCHIAYAGASGVCFVGDPKAVRSPSFEYGQFVPVNDIDTARGPKTNNYPANCTVENTLMYGLGQIEKQVAGVQISMSMSITATHNTIYDVPRAGINISEGTWGGHEISFNDVFNTVLESGDHGAFNSWGRDRYWNPDVPAMNKIAKDHPALITADVIKTITMHDNRFHCEHGWDIDLDDGSSNYHIYNNVCLNGGLKLREGFYRTVENNVILNNSFHPHVWFENSGDIFRHNIVTRNYYPIGIKFWGKEIDYNFFADQASLEKSQKEGTDKHSAFGNPEFINPSIGDYRVKSTSKALAVGFKSFATDKFGVTSPALRKIAKKAPIPVLKGIEGVSQSQSIEWFGLQIKNLETLGERSATGMPEEIGILVLKVDAGSPFEGVVKANDVILSFKKKTTNKVAELVAEQQKNKSDKTVEITIFRNQSTQNITLDKPLK; encoded by the coding sequence ATGAAATCTTTATTTTCAATTCTATTTGCCTTATCGCTGATTATTAATCAGGCCTCTGGCAAGGATATTTATGTTTCCCCGAAAGGAAATGATAAGAATCCAGGAACCCTAGAAAAGCCATTTGCAAGTATAAAAAAGGCGCAGCTCATCGCAAGAAATACATCCGGAAAGGTTGTAATATACCTGCGGGGAGGAACATATTATCTTTCAGAAACCGTTGTGTTTACTCCTGAAGATTCAAGAAAAAAAAACGCCGGTTTAACCATAAAGCCATATGCAAATGAAAAAGTTATTGTAAGTGGCGGTACCCGCTTAAACCTAAAATGGGAGTCTTATAAAGGAAAGATAATGAAAGCCAGGGTTAATGGAGATCAGATGTTCGATCAGCTTTTCATTAATCAGCGTCAGCAGCGCATGGCCAGGTATCCTAATTATAACCCTTCAGTAAGGTTTTTTGCCGGCTCTTCTGCTGATGCCTTAAGCCCGGAGCGCATTGCAAGCTGGAAAAACCCAACAGGAGGGTTTATCCATGCCCTGCATAAAGCAGAATGGGGCGGATATCAATATCAGATCACCGGAAAAGATACGGAGGGTAAATTGAAAATGGAAGGTGGCTATCAGAATAACCGGCAAATGGGGATGCACGATAAGTATCGCTTTGTAGAAAACATCTTTGAAGAACTGGATACCATAGGCGAATGGTTCTATAACAAAGATGAAAAGCTGCTTTATTACTATCCCGAAAAATCAGTTACTAATCTTGCTGCCGCAAAGGTGGAAATCCCACGCCTAAAACATCTTTTTGAATTTAAAGGTTCCGAGAAGAATCCGGTTAGGAATATAAATATCGAAGGGCTGGAACTTACGCATACCCTTAGAACCTTTATGCAAACTAAAGAGCCGCTATTGCGTAGCGACTGGACAATATACAGAGGTGGGGCAGTTTTAATGGAAGGAGCTGAGTCTTGCCAGGTAAATGCCTGTTATTTCAACCACGTTGGGGGTAATGCAGTATTTTTAAGTAACTACAATAGAAATAACAAAATATCAGGTTGCCATATTGCCTATGCCGGTGCCAGTGGGGTATGTTTTGTGGGAGATCCAAAAGCAGTGCGGTCACCAAGTTTTGAATACGGTCAGTTTGTTCCAGTAAATGATATTGATACTGCCCGCGGACCTAAAACAAATAACTACCCTGCAAATTGTACTGTCGAGAATACGCTGATGTATGGATTAGGACAGATTGAAAAACAGGTTGCGGGGGTACAAATTTCAATGTCTATGAGCATTACCGCTACCCACAATACAATTTACGATGTTCCCAGAGCCGGAATAAATATTAGCGAAGGTACCTGGGGCGGCCATGAGATTTCTTTTAACGATGTTTTTAATACTGTTCTGGAATCGGGCGACCATGGTGCTTTTAATTCATGGGGCCGCGATAGATATTGGAATCCAGATGTTCCGGCAATGAATAAGATTGCTAAAGATCACCCAGCCTTAATCACTGCTGATGTAATTAAAACCATAACAATGCATGATAATCGATTCCATTGTGAACATGGATGGGATATTGATTTAGACGACGGGTCGAGCAACTACCACATATACAATAACGTTTGCCTGAACGGCGGCTTAAAACTTCGCGAAGGCTTTTATAGAACTGTAGAGAATAACGTTATTTTAAACAATTCCTTTCATCCACATGTATGGTTTGAAAACAGTGGCGACATATTCAGGCACAATATCGTTACCAGAAACTATTATCCCATCGGCATTAAATTCTGGGGTAAAGAGATAGATTATAATTTCTTTGCAGATCAGGCCTCATTAGAGAAATCGCAAAAGGAAGGTACAGATAAACATTCTGCATTTGGAAACCCTGAATTTATAAATCCCTCAATTGGCGATTATAGGGTTAAAAGTACTTCTAAAGCGCTTGCTGTAGGCTTTAAAAGTTTTGCAACTGATAAATTTGGAGTAACCTCACCTGCTTTACGTAAAATTGCTAAAAAAGCTCCCATACCGGTTCTTAAAGGAATAGAGGGAGTAAGCCAAAGCCAGTCTATTGAATGGTTTGGATTACAGATTAAAAACCTGGAAACACTCGGAGAACGCTCTGCTACAGGGATGCCTGAAGAAATAGGAATCCTGGTACTAAAAGTAGATGCCGGTAGTCCATTTGAAGGAGTAGTAAAAGCTAATGACGTTATCCTTTCCTTTAAAAAGAAAACAACAAATAAAGTAGCTGAGCTGGTAGCCGAACAGCAGAAAAATAAGTCAGATAAAACTGTCGAAATAACTATTTTTAGAAATCAGAGTACACAAAATATAACGCTGGATAAACCACTTAAATAA
- a CDS encoding alpha-L-fucosidase, with the protein MKQTTILFTLLLFCKSLAFGQHDPKVLKEWQDQKYSMFIHYGIYSVLGGVWEGKPVTKGLSEQIQAHAGIYSDTYAEVAKRFNPQYWNADSIVALAKKAGMRSLVITSKHHDGFCMFKTNTTDFNVVDATPYKKDIVKELSDACKRGGLRFGLYFSLIDWHFPQASPISSSNSDYITPEHVEYNKKQITELLSNYGPVSELWFDMGSQNANESRELRDLVHKLQPNCMIGSRIGNDMGDFNVMGDNQEPDYAIGVPWQSPASFFDETWSYRSWQKRGSEEEKIREKLTSLIRVASRGGNFLLNIGPKGDGSVVDFEKDVLLSIGKWLDKNKEAIYGTDPDPFHISFKWGSLTSRPNKIYLHLLSAPENGAITLPGLTGKINDVYVLGENKKGKFSQNAAGVTINVPEGLNVDKEFKVIVVEFANGYAVPPANIIAFTKAPLILDSHNAFKYYSNSGIDYNNRYQSTVKELWTLKPSKTGTIVPVIYYTNEEKGKVIDVQVNGKTTAVTLNGSNAEKLKNDPSAITWGDIYQSPPFTQE; encoded by the coding sequence ATGAAACAAACAACCATTTTATTCACTTTACTACTTTTCTGTAAAAGCCTTGCTTTTGGTCAGCATGATCCAAAAGTATTAAAGGAATGGCAGGACCAAAAATATTCAATGTTCATTCACTATGGAATTTATTCTGTATTGGGAGGGGTTTGGGAAGGCAAACCGGTAACCAAAGGATTGAGTGAACAGATTCAGGCCCACGCGGGTATCTATAGCGATACTTATGCAGAAGTAGCTAAAAGGTTTAATCCCCAGTATTGGAACGCCGATTCTATCGTTGCACTCGCCAAAAAAGCCGGCATGCGTTCCCTGGTAATCACGTCTAAGCATCATGATGGATTCTGTATGTTTAAGACAAATACAACAGATTTTAATGTGGTAGATGCTACACCTTACAAAAAGGATATTGTAAAAGAGCTTTCCGATGCATGTAAGCGTGGCGGACTAAGGTTTGGGTTATACTTCTCCTTAATCGATTGGCATTTCCCTCAGGCATCTCCAATCTCAAGCAGTAATTCAGATTACATTACCCCTGAACATGTTGAATATAATAAGAAACAAATTACAGAATTACTAAGTAATTATGGCCCCGTTTCGGAGCTATGGTTTGATATGGGCTCTCAAAATGCCAACGAAAGCAGAGAATTAAGGGATTTGGTTCATAAACTTCAGCCAAATTGTATGATCGGTAGCAGAATAGGGAATGATATGGGCGACTTTAACGTAATGGGAGATAATCAGGAGCCTGACTATGCTATTGGAGTGCCATGGCAGTCGCCTGCTTCTTTTTTCGATGAAACATGGAGCTATCGCTCATGGCAAAAGAGGGGGAGTGAAGAAGAAAAAATACGTGAAAAACTGACCAGTTTAATCAGGGTGGCCAGTCGCGGTGGGAACTTCCTTTTAAATATTGGACCTAAGGGAGATGGCTCTGTAGTTGATTTCGAAAAAGATGTATTACTAAGTATCGGTAAATGGCTGGATAAAAATAAAGAGGCCATTTACGGAACAGATCCTGATCCATTTCACATTTCATTCAAATGGGGAAGCTTAACCAGCAGACCTAATAAGATTTACCTGCATTTGCTTTCAGCTCCTGAAAATGGGGCGATCACACTTCCGGGCCTTACCGGAAAAATTAACGATGTATACGTTCTTGGGGAAAATAAAAAGGGAAAATTTAGTCAGAATGCCGCTGGTGTTACCATTAATGTTCCCGAAGGTTTAAATGTCGATAAAGAGTTTAAAGTAATCGTAGTAGAATTTGCAAACGGTTACGCTGTGCCTCCGGCAAACATCATTGCTTTTACCAAAGCTCCATTAATTCTTGACTCGCACAATGCTTTTAAGTATTACAGCAATTCAGGAATTGACTATAATAACCGTTATCAGAGTACAGTAAAAGAACTATGGACATTAAAACCTTCAAAAACCGGAACTATTGTGCCGGTAATTTATTATACTAATGAAGAGAAGGGAAAGGTAATAGATGTTCAGGTGAATGGTAAAACTACCGCAGTAACATTGAACGGGTCAAATGCCGAAAAGTTAAAAAATGATCCTTCGGCGATTACCTGGGGAGATATTTATCAGTCGCCCCCCTTTACTCAGGAGTAG
- a CDS encoding DUF3108 domain-containing protein, with protein MRKSLLFIVVAFLSAKAMAQELPFVKEPVFQPGEVLSYKLKYGFITAAEGTLKVLNSDLKFDGNPTYRLSVDGVTSGTFDIFYKIRDHYDSYIDKTNLKPYFFQENIREGSYRRQDKARFSQDEKKVVATKGTFPTPNSQTFDLVSSYYFARSLDISKMKSGDYVKLNYFLSDEINQLEIQYLGKEVIKTKLGKISCLKFSPSIKPGRIFRKDSKLYLWITDDGNRVPVKAEVEILVGSVVMEIKSAEGLKYPLQIIK; from the coding sequence ATGAGAAAATCGTTATTGTTTATTGTTGTTGCATTCCTAAGCGCTAAAGCGATGGCACAGGAGTTGCCTTTTGTAAAAGAGCCGGTGTTTCAGCCGGGAGAAGTTTTGTCTTACAAGTTAAAATATGGATTCATCACTGCAGCAGAAGGAACATTAAAAGTTCTTAACTCTGATCTTAAATTTGATGGTAATCCTACATATAGATTGAGCGTTGACGGCGTAACATCCGGGACCTTCGATATATTTTATAAAATCAGGGATCATTATGATTCTTATATAGATAAAACTAACTTAAAACCTTATTTCTTTCAGGAGAACATCAGGGAAGGAAGCTACAGGCGACAAGATAAAGCCAGATTCAGTCAGGACGAAAAGAAAGTAGTGGCTACTAAAGGTACTTTTCCAACTCCTAACAGCCAAACATTTGATTTGGTTTCATCATACTATTTTGCCAGAAGCCTTGATATCTCCAAAATGAAATCAGGTGATTATGTGAAACTAAACTACTTTCTTAGCGATGAAATCAACCAGCTCGAAATTCAATACCTGGGTAAAGAGGTTATAAAAACAAAGCTTGGAAAAATAAGCTGTTTAAAATTCAGCCCCTCAATAAAGCCAGGAAGGATCTTCCGTAAAGACAGTAAATTGTATCTCTGGATTACTGACGATGGCAACAGGGTTCCTGTAAAGGCTGAGGTGGAGATTCTGGTAGGATCAGTAGTAATGGAAATTAAATCAGCCGAAGGATTAAAGTATCCTTTGCAAATAATAAAATAG
- a CDS encoding DUF3109 family protein yields MIEVQNTLVHEDLISENFVCNLNKCKGICCVEGDAGAPLEVAETAILKEIYPKIQHLLEPKGIAAIEEQGTSVVDVDGDLTTPCVDGHKECAYVTFENGITKCGIEKGYEQGLIDWQKPISCHLYPIRVTQYPEFEVLNYDRWHICHDACTFGRELKVPVYQFLKGPLIRKYGAEWFKELEDNVSSNNNTE; encoded by the coding sequence ATGATAGAAGTGCAAAATACCCTGGTACACGAAGACCTGATTAGTGAAAACTTTGTGTGCAACCTCAACAAATGTAAGGGTATTTGTTGTGTGGAGGGCGATGCCGGAGCACCTTTGGAGGTGGCAGAAACAGCAATCCTTAAAGAAATTTATCCAAAGATCCAGCATTTGCTTGAGCCTAAAGGAATAGCTGCCATTGAAGAGCAAGGCACATCGGTGGTGGATGTAGATGGTGATTTAACCACGCCATGTGTAGATGGCCATAAAGAATGTGCTTATGTTACCTTCGAGAATGGAATAACAAAGTGTGGAATTGAGAAGGGATATGAGCAGGGCTTAATTGATTGGCAAAAACCAATCTCTTGTCATTTATATCCTATCAGGGTAACCCAGTACCCTGAATTTGAAGTGTTAAATTACGACAGGTGGCATATTTGCCATGATGCTTGTACTTTTGGAAGAGAGTTAAAAGTGCCGGTTTATCAGTTTCTAAAAGGCCCGCTCATTAGAAAATATGGCGCCGAATGGTTTAAAGAGTTAGAAGATAATGTATCTTCGAATAATAACACTGAATAA
- a CDS encoding SurA N-terminal domain-containing protein, producing the protein MGLMTFLRNRAGYILIGAIGFAIVAFLVGDAINVGKPFWAASQKVVGSVDGEEINIDEFGAKVDQSLAQFKQQYGGSGNAQMQAMAVDNVWQGEVAKVLLGKEYNRLGITVSSDELADLIKGDNPSPLIVQYFGNPQTGQVDRAQVIRTFKEGYKDPNMAKQLQAVEAEIERQALQQKYVKLISNAVYVTSLEANDEYVNRNKLANFKFVGLEYASIPDASVKIAESDYSDYYNDNKQRFENPTETRAFEYVSFSVSPTKEDSAAVKTQVEKLAADFRTAANDSLFAAVNSDVKVPYTYITKGKLDPAVDSVVFNLPAGSFYGPKFSGNSYKLVKVIDTRFSPDSVKASHILLDASKLGGVDKAVKLADSLKGLIQKGASFATLAAQYSEDGSKDKGGDLGTFVRGQMVPEFENAAFNGNVGDLKIVTSQFGVHLIKIEKQIGSSKVAKLAYIEKSLMASNKTKDAAYKKASNFLSEVKGGSFSELAQKKGYTVGVADKVTPTQGFAPGLDNPRQLIRDAYDAKKGDVLDQVYQMDNSFVVARVTDIRPKGTLPLDAVKKDIEPIVRNIVKAKMLKEKVDKALQGTANIDQVAQKLAKPVTPVQNIVFANPIIPGGGQENKVVGSVFGSQPGKLSKAIDGERGVYAFSVDGFTNPAPLANTYKQKEMMMQATAQRSLGAAFQALQDKSDIKDNRVKFY; encoded by the coding sequence ATGGGTTTAATGACATTTTTGCGGAATCGCGCAGGCTATATTCTGATAGGAGCCATCGGTTTTGCAATTGTTGCATTTTTGGTTGGTGATGCAATTAACGTAGGTAAGCCTTTCTGGGCTGCTTCTCAAAAAGTTGTAGGGTCTGTTGACGGTGAAGAAATTAATATAGATGAGTTCGGTGCTAAAGTTGATCAGAGTTTAGCTCAGTTCAAACAACAATATGGTGGTTCAGGTAACGCCCAGATGCAGGCTATGGCTGTTGATAATGTGTGGCAGGGTGAAGTAGCCAAAGTTCTTTTGGGAAAAGAATATAACCGTTTAGGTATAACTGTTTCTTCTGATGAATTGGCTGACTTGATTAAAGGAGACAATCCAAGCCCACTGATTGTACAGTATTTTGGAAATCCACAAACTGGTCAGGTGGACAGAGCTCAGGTGATCAGAACCTTTAAAGAAGGTTATAAAGATCCTAATATGGCAAAACAGCTGCAAGCTGTTGAAGCTGAAATAGAAAGACAAGCGTTACAACAAAAATATGTTAAATTGATCAGCAATGCTGTTTATGTAACTTCATTAGAAGCTAATGATGAATATGTGAACCGTAATAAGCTGGCTAACTTTAAATTTGTTGGTCTTGAATATGCATCTATCCCTGATGCAAGCGTAAAGATTGCTGAGTCTGATTATTCAGATTATTATAACGATAATAAACAACGTTTCGAAAACCCTACAGAAACACGTGCATTCGAGTATGTGTCTTTCAGTGTTAGCCCAACTAAAGAGGATTCTGCAGCGGTTAAAACTCAGGTTGAGAAACTTGCAGCAGATTTTAGAACAGCTGCAAACGATTCTCTTTTTGCTGCGGTTAATTCAGACGTTAAAGTTCCTTACACTTACATCACTAAAGGTAAGTTAGACCCTGCAGTAGATTCAGTAGTATTTAACCTGCCTGCGGGAAGTTTCTACGGACCTAAATTCTCAGGTAATTCTTATAAACTGGTTAAAGTTATTGATACCCGTTTTTCTCCTGATTCAGTTAAGGCAAGTCATATTTTACTTGATGCCAGCAAACTTGGCGGTGTGGATAAGGCTGTAAAACTTGCTGATTCATTAAAGGGACTTATTCAAAAAGGTGCAAGCTTTGCTACGTTGGCGGCTCAGTACAGTGAAGATGGTTCTAAAGATAAAGGTGGTGATCTAGGTACTTTTGTTCGTGGCCAAATGGTACCTGAATTTGAGAACGCTGCATTTAACGGAAACGTTGGTGATCTTAAAATAGTAACCTCTCAGTTCGGTGTTCACTTAATTAAAATCGAAAAGCAAATTGGTTCTTCGAAAGTGGCTAAACTTGCTTATATCGAGAAAAGCTTAATGGCAAGTAATAAAACTAAAGATGCTGCTTATAAAAAAGCAAGCAACTTCTTAAGTGAAGTTAAAGGTGGTAGTTTCTCTGAGCTTGCTCAGAAAAAAGGTTACACTGTTGGTGTAGCTGATAAAGTGACCCCTACACAAGGTTTTGCTCCGGGATTAGATAATCCTCGCCAGTTAATCCGTGATGCATATGATGCTAAAAAAGGTGATGTATTGGATCAGGTATATCAAATGGACAATTCATTTGTTGTAGCTCGTGTAACTGACATCAGACCAAAAGGAACATTGCCATTAGATGCTGTTAAAAAAGACATCGAACCAATAGTTCGTAACATTGTTAAGGCTAAGATGCTTAAAGAAAAAGTTGACAAAGCATTGCAAGGTACAGCCAACATAGACCAGGTAGCTCAAAAGCTAGCTAAGCCAGTAACACCTGTTCAGAACATTGTATTTGCTAACCCTATTATTCCGGGCGGTGGCCAGGAAAATAAAGTGGTTGGAAGTGTTTTCGGATCTCAGCCGGGTAAACTTTCTAAAGCTATTGATGGCGAACGTGGAGTATACGCATTTTCAGTTGACGGATTTACAAATCCTGCTCCTTTAGCTAATACCTACAAACAAAAAGAAATGATGATGCAGGCAACAGCTCAGCGCTCATTGGGTGCAGCATTCCAGGCATTACAGGATAAAAGCGATATAAAAGACAATAGGGTGAAATTCTATTAA
- a CDS encoding DUF2480 family protein, whose translation MEIQENFVNKVAASGLITLNLEEYLNQGERVVYDIKDNLFHGLMLREKDFREFIKTHDWTVYNGKNVAITCSADAIVPTWAYMLLANKMKPYANEVVFGSLETLDAILFTKALAKIDLNSFAGERVVVKGCADIYLPVSAYVEITNLLTPVVKSIMYGEPCSTVPIYKRKD comes from the coding sequence ATGGAAATTCAAGAAAATTTTGTCAATAAAGTAGCTGCCAGTGGTTTAATAACACTTAACCTTGAAGAGTATCTTAATCAGGGAGAAAGAGTTGTTTATGATATAAAGGATAATCTTTTTCACGGACTAATGTTAAGAGAGAAGGATTTCAGAGAATTTATAAAAACGCACGACTGGACTGTTTATAACGGAAAAAATGTAGCAATTACCTGTAGTGCCGATGCAATTGTGCCTACCTGGGCTTATATGTTGTTGGCCAATAAAATGAAGCCATATGCCAATGAGGTTGTGTTTGGTAGCTTGGAAACACTTGATGCCATTTTGTTTACTAAAGCCCTAGCAAAAATAGATCTTAACTCTTTTGCAGGGGAGCGTGTAGTGGTAAAAGGCTGTGCTGATATTTATCTTCCTGTTTCTGCTTATGTAGAAATTACGAACCTGTTAACACCTGTTGTTAAAAGCATTATGTATGGAGAACCGTGTTCTACTGTGCCCATATATAAGCGAAAGGATTAA
- a CDS encoding helix-turn-helix domain-containing protein: MAESKKKGDLPLDVKKIGLRLKQIRKELGFNNSDAFAYEFQLNRSQYGKYEAGSEDLRISSLIKILDKLKISLNDFFNQDYENIQI; encoded by the coding sequence ATGGCTGAGAGTAAGAAGAAAGGTGATTTGCCGCTGGATGTGAAGAAAATTGGTCTGAGACTGAAGCAAATTAGAAAAGAACTAGGATTTAATAATTCAGATGCGTTTGCCTATGAGTTTCAATTGAACCGGTCTCAATATGGAAAATATGAGGCTGGGTCGGAAGACTTAAGAATTAGCTCATTAATTAAAATTCTTGATAAACTTAAGATTAGCCTTAATGATTTTTTTAATCAGGATTATGAGAATATTCAAATATAA